CGTCGGCGTCGGCACCACGATGCTGCTGCATTGCGATCTCGTCGTGCTCGCCGACGACGCGCAACTGTCGACGCCCTTCGTCAGCCTCGCGCTGGTACCGGAAGCCGCCTCCAGCCTGTTGATGCCGGCGCGTATCGGTTACGCCCGCGCCTACGAGATGTTCGCGCTCGGCGAGACCGTGCCGGCGCAGGCCGCGCTGCAATGGGGCCTTGCCAACCGCGTCGTGTCGCTCGACAAGCTCGACGCCGAGGCGCTCGCGCTCGCCCAGCGTCTCGCCCGCCAGCCAGCCGGGGCGCTCACGGCCACCAAGAAGCTGATGCGCAATGGCGAGGCGCTGGTTCAGCAGATGCAGGCCGAAGGCGAGCAGTTCGCGCAGCGCCTGCGCACCGCCGAGGCGCGCGAGGCGTTCACCGCCTTTGCCGAGCGTCGGCCGCCGGATTTCACCAAGGTCGCGTGAGGAGACGCGGCCGCCCGCAGCGCCGCGGGCACAACCGCAGGTGTTTGATTAAAGTTTTAACCAAACATTGGCATGTGGCGAGGCAAGGTGGCCACCTTGTGACGAGTAGGCCTTCCGACCCATGTCCATTTTTAAGAAATCGGTAAGCACGCTTCTCCTGGCCTTGATGGCCCTGTTGGCGGTGGGGGCGTTGACCAGCACGGCGATCCAGATGTTCGGGGCCTTCGGCCGCTACAGCGACAGTCTGGAGACCGAACGGCTCGCGAATGCCGACAAGGCGATCTTCCAGGGCGTGCTCGCGCTGCGCAACAATCGCGGCGATGCCCAGAGCGCGCTGCTCGGCGAGGACGATCCGCGCGCCAAGCTCGGCGTCGCCGAGAAGGCAGAGCAGGCCGGCTTTGACGCCATCATCGCAGCACTCGCCACCGTCGAATTCGCCCGGCGCGACGAGCTCGCAAGCACGCTGAAGCAGCGCTGGAGCGAGGCCGCGCCGAAGTTCCAGCTGTTCTACGACGAAGCCAAGCACCCGCGTGCCGAACGCAAGATGGAGCGCACTGCGCCCTGGTACGATGCCGTCACCAAGGTGATCGAAAGCGCCAATCTCGCGTCCACCGCGGTGTCGAACCGTGCCTGGATGAACGATCCCTTCATCGCCCGCATGATTCAGACCCGCCGCCTCGCCTGGCAGGTGCGCGACCGCTACGGCATCCAGTGCTCGACCCTGCGCCCGAACGTCAACAGCTCCAAGCCGCTCGACGAGGCCCAGAAGCAGACCGTGGCCGGCTGGAACGGCATCGTCACCGCCGGCTGGACCGGCATGGAGGAGTTGCTGGCTGCGCCTGATGTGACGGCAGACCTCGTCAACACGGCCAAGGAGGCGCGCGCCAAGACCGACGGCGTCCTCAAGCAGATCGGCGATCTCACCAAGAACTTCGACGGCAGCGGCCGTCCGGCGATGCCCGCCTCGGAATGGAACGCACTGTGCCAGTCGCCGTTCGCGTCCATCGTCGCCGTCGCGAACAAGGCCCTCGACCAGTCGATCGCGCGCGCGGAGACGGTTCAGGAGAAAGCCCTCACCAATCTCATCGTGCAGTCGCTCGCGTTCCTGCTCGCGCTGGCCGTGACCCTGGCCGGTGTGTTCGTGGTGCGCAATCGCCTCATGCGCCCGGTGCGTGCCATTCTCGACGCCATCGCCCGCATCGGCGCGCGCGACTATGCGACGCCGGTTCCGCAATCGCGCCATCCCGACGAGTTCGGCACCATGGCCGCCGCGCTCGAAAGCCTGCGCGAGAGCGCGGCGACCGCGGAACGGCTGGGCCAGGAGCGCGAATCGCAGCAGGCGCTTCAGCTCGCCCGCTCCGGCACCGTCGATGCCGCCTGCCGCAGCTTCGACGATGCCGTGCAGGCCGTCATTCACAGCGTGGCGACCTCGACGAGGGAGCTCGATGCCACCGCGACCGACGTGCGCTCGCTGGTTTCGGAATCGAGCAG
This genomic stretch from Bradyrhizobium sp. CCGB12 harbors:
- a CDS encoding enoyl-CoA hydratase encodes the protein MTEHVRIESNGGILTLTLARPDKKNALTDAMYGKLADAIESAEFDPSTRVILIRGEGDMFTAGNDVGEFAAVAAGKSEGSRNVVRFIQSLARCTRPLVAAVQGRAVGVGTTMLLHCDLVVLADDAQLSTPFVSLALVPEAASSLLMPARIGYARAYEMFALGETVPAQAALQWGLANRVVSLDKLDAEALALAQRLARQPAGALTATKKLMRNGEALVQQMQAEGEQFAQRLRTAEAREAFTAFAERRPPDFTKVA
- a CDS encoding methyl-accepting chemotaxis protein, with amino-acid sequence MSIFKKSVSTLLLALMALLAVGALTSTAIQMFGAFGRYSDSLETERLANADKAIFQGVLALRNNRGDAQSALLGEDDPRAKLGVAEKAEQAGFDAIIAALATVEFARRDELASTLKQRWSEAAPKFQLFYDEAKHPRAERKMERTAPWYDAVTKVIESANLASTAVSNRAWMNDPFIARMIQTRRLAWQVRDRYGIQCSTLRPNVNSSKPLDEAQKQTVAGWNGIVTAGWTGMEELLAAPDVTADLVNTAKEARAKTDGVLKQIGDLTKNFDGSGRPAMPASEWNALCQSPFASIVAVANKALDQSIARAETVQEKALTNLIVQSLAFLLALAVTLAGVFVVRNRLMRPVRAILDAIARIGARDYATPVPQSRHPDEFGTMAAALESLRESAATAERLGQERESQQALQLARSGTVDAACRSFDDAVQAVIHSVATSTRELDATATDVRSLVSESSSQTAAVSSAAEQATNNLETIAAATEELSASVGEISAQVQSSAREAREAVAQAEQTNATVEILDQTASRIGEVVKMINAIAGQTNLLALNATIEAARAGEAGRGFAVVAGEVKSLAAQTATATEEISRQVAEIQGATGQAVTAIRAIGGAISGIDEKMTAIAAAVEEQRAATTEISRNFQQAAQGTREVTDTIGSVARLNQETGNAGTVLSDSVKKMSTDADRLRVAVEGFLGAVKTA